One Sebastes umbrosus isolate fSebUmb1 chromosome 6, fSebUmb1.pri, whole genome shotgun sequence DNA window includes the following coding sequences:
- the opn7d gene encoding opsin 7, group member d, translating to MGNASDTSAVFASTISKEHDILMGSLYSVFCILSLMGNCILLLVAYHKRSTLKPAEFFIINLSISDLGMTLSLFPLAIPSSFTHRWLFGEITCQLYAMCGVLFGLCSLTNLTALSLVCCLKVSFPNHGNKFSSSHARLLVVGVWCYASVFAVGPLVQWGRYSPEPYGTACCIDWHAPNHELSALSYIVCLFLFCYALPCTIIFLSYTFILLTVRGSRQAVQQHVSPQTKTTNAHALIVKLSVAVCIGFLGAWTPYAVVAMWAAFGDATQVPPDLFALAAVFAKSSTIYNPMVYLLCKPNFRECLYRDTSILRQRIYRGSPQSEPKERFGSTSQRNKDMSISTPFSNGQQESYGTCLHCTENAVPCHVTTPKRTACILTGSTYTEVTVSQRSAKPQADFL from the exons ATGGGAAATGCTTCAGACACATCTGCTGTGTTTGCCTCCACCATCTCCAAGGAGCACGACATCCTCATGGGCTCACTCTACAGCGTCTTTT GTATACTGTCCCTCATGGGCAACTGCATTCTGCTACTTGTTGCATATCACAAGCGGTCGACCTTGAAGCCAGCTGAGTTCTTCATCATTAATCTCTCCATCAGTGACCTTGGGATGACACTCTCTTTATTCCCACTGGCAATACCGTCATCTTTTACACACAG GTGGCTGTTTGGAGAAATCACCTGTCAGCTCTATGCTATGTGTGGAGTATTGTTTGGTTTATGCAGCTTGACCAACCTCACAGCCCTCTCCTTAGTGTGCTGCCTTAAAGTCAGCTTCCCCAACCATG GTAACAAGTTCTCCTCGTCACACGCCCGCCTCCTGGTCGTTGGAGTTTGGTGTTACGCGTCCGTGTTTGCTGTGGGGCCCTTGGTACAGTGGGGGCGTTACAGTCCTGAACCTTACGGCACAGCCTGCTGCATTGACTGGCATGCACCCAACCACGAGCTTTCAGCTTTGTCCTACATTGTTTGCCTTTTCCTCTTTTGCTATGCACTGCCCTGCACCATCATCTTCCTCTCCTACACTTTCATTCTGCTGACGGTGCGGGGGTCGCGGCAGGCCGTCCAGCAGCATGTGTCACCACAGACCAAGACCACCAATGCACACGCTCTCATTGTCAAG CTGTCAGTAGCAGTATGTATAGGCTTCCTGGGTGCCTGGACTCCATATGCTGTCGTGGCCATGTGGGCTGCTTTCGGAGACGCCACACAGGTTCCTCCCGACCTGTTCGCCCTCGCCGCCGTGTTTGCCAAGTCTTCCACTATCTACAACCCTATGGTCTACCTGCTGTGTAAGCCCAACTTTCGTGAGTGTCTCTACAGAGACACCTCTATCTTAAGGCAGAGGATCTACAGGGGGAGTCCGCAGTCAGAACCGAAAGAACGTTTCGGATCGACCTCGCAGCGCAACAAGGACATGAGCATCTCCACGCCCTTCTCAAATGGACAGCAGGAGAGCTACGGGACGTGTCTGCACTGCACTGAGAACGCAGTGCCGTGTCATGTGACGACACCCAAAAGGACTGCCTGCATCCTGACAGGATCCACCTACACAGAGGTGACAGTTAGCCAACGCTCTGCAAAACCACAGGCTGATTTCCTTTAG